In Prunus dulcis chromosome 2, ALMONDv2, whole genome shotgun sequence, a single genomic region encodes these proteins:
- the LOC117619181 gene encoding serine/threonine-protein kinase TIO-like isoform X3 yields MGVENYHVIELVGEGSFGKVYKGRRKYTGQILRKLKHENIIEMLDSFESPQEFCVVTEFAQGELFEILEDDKCLPEEQVQAIAKQLVRALHYLHSNRIIHRDMKPQNILIGAGSIVKLCDFGFARAMSTNTVVLRSIKGTPLYMAPELVREQPYNHTADLWSLGVILYELFVGQPPFYTNSVYALIRHIVKDPVKYPDNMSPSFKSFLKGLLNKVPQNRLTWPALLEHPFVKEMPHELEAREMRSATAAERGCVAAWRGEGNTVQTSVGLAVSSPVNSPDSSENNSGISFQGDAQSDIPDCTVVNSSPNEFPGFAYPNEVKQSGCQILDRLENNSRTVKGAQIISQDNEAVAHVLLPLKRCSQGSPNSCRDQDILNSNQSLRILSNLVAAGAIHSSGLLDAIIHELLVYTGIIVSMKASEVNELKAKSFSIIKILVDNAGSGAGGSYFRHWVTFADIFSQVVGCSEEASGRVLYESIACITVVLTRVTQGLKAVSSTSVPEAVSDPNETWKQILDHAKTSGLVDQLCLCLVTAGSSLISGSSNMLRAACEACRAIWLLVDASENLSMKRNAYSFPLNTMRSPSLQLGIRDQDQSSLIGTESAKLVAAVTRAFLRSKAVQVAIHYCLHQRLEASLYASIQLLLRCCLHNGIVPGMLCGLPSSLPVTTVVSGGGDGTIISEIFSLLSLCISSQNRDPQAIETTNLKCKLTNPTTLVLHSCLILATIAQCLKATGRNSALFMLTTSPKKQLSRLSVLAHHFSSDESTNTSFQTHTASAMLALASILSLESGASVGSSVSEVAVPLIPRSATLCDYLKVSPGSGIELGPNGTKSALSYWHGLRDGCVGLLESRLRWGGPSVVKQLCTSNIPLLLVSLLAKNQQNVSPQEVDSTNDQVGLSPIGVVWTISSICHCLSGGALTFRHILLRSDHIKLISDLISDMHLKLVKSWVGPGGGKDGVRDIINAVIDLLAFPFVAVQNAPGLLSATASVNSGALLNMGSPGVRVGMEDRDMVKVIEEDLGKYIKNLLEVGVPGIILRCLENLELKDIGRPVAFLAKMIGHRPLAVQLVGKGLLDPTRMRRLLDCSSPREVMLDVLMIVSDLARMDKGFYEYINGASVLEFFKEFLTHEDPNVRSKACSALGNMCRHSSYFYSALAKHQIIGLLIDRCSDPDKRTRKFACFAIGNAAYHNDMLYDELRRSIPHLANLLLSTEEDKTKANAAGALSNLVRNSNKLCEDIVSKGAMQSLLKLVADCSVVALNPGRKDSVNESPLKIALFSLAKMCSHPPCKQFLRSSELFSVIGRLRQSPESTIANYASVIITKVADS; encoded by the exons ATGGGTGTGGAGAACTACCATGTGATTGAGCTTGTAGGCGAAGGTTCCTTTGGGAAGGTATACAAGGGAAGGCGCAAGTACACCGGGCAG ATCCTAAGAAAGTTGAAGCATGAAAATATAATCGAAATGCTTGATTCCTTTGAAAGCCCACAAGAGTTCTGTGTTGTCACAGAATTTGCACAA GGTGAGCTATTTGAAATTCTTGAGGATGATAAGTGCCTTCCCGAAGAACAAGTTCAAGCAATTGCAAAGCAGTTG GTGAGAGCGTTGCATTATCTGCATTCCAACCGTATCATTCATCGTGACATGAAACCACAAAACATTCTAATTGGTGCTGGTTCTATTGTCAAG CTCTGTGATTTTGGGTTTGCACGCGCAATGTCCACAAATACTGTTGTTTTGCGATCCATTAAAG GTACTCCTCTGTACATGGCACCTGAACTAGTACGGGAACAACCCTACAATCACACTGCGGATTTATGGTCTCTTGGAGTAATATT ATATGAATTATTTGTTGGCCAGCCTCCATTTTATACAAATTCTGTATATGCACTCATCAGGCACATTGTTAAG GATCCGGTTAAATACCCTGACAACATGAGTCCAAGTTTTAAAAGCTTTCTGAAGGGATTGCTCAATAAG GTACCTCAAAATCGATTGACTTGGCCAGCTCTTCTGGAGCACCCATTTGTTAAAGAGATGCCTCATGAACTGGAGGCTAGG GAAATGCGTTCTGCAACTGCTGCAGAAAGAGGATGTGTTGCGGCATGGAGGGGTGAAGGAAACACAGTTCAAACATCAGTTGGTTTGGCTGTTTCTTCTCCTG TCAACTCTCCAGATTCTTCAGAAAACAACAGTGGAATAAGTTTTCAGGGTGATGCTCAATCAGACATTCCTGACTGCACAGTAGTCAATTCTTCCCCAAATGAGTTCCCAGGATTTGCATATCCTAATGAAGTAAAACAGTCAG GTTGCCAAATTTTGGACAGATTGGAAAATAACTCTCGTACAGTTAAAGGTGCACAAATAATTAGTCAAGATAATGAAGCAGTAGCACATGTTTTGCTACCACTTAAAAGATGTTCCCAAGGATCCCCAAATTCGTGCAG AGATCAAGATATTCTTAATTCAAACCAGTCTTTGAGGATCCTTTCAAACTTAGTTGCGGCTGGTGCCATCCATTCCAGTGGGCTACTTGATGCAATAATACATGAACTTCTTGTTTACACTGGCATCATAGTTAGCATGAAAGCTTCTGAAGTGAATGAGTTAAAAGCAAAG AGTTTctcaataattaaaattttggtagacAATGCCGGAAGTGGCGCTGGAGGCTCATATTTCAGGCACTGGGTTACGTTTGCTGATATTTTTTCGCAA GTTGTTGGTTGCAGCGAAGAGGCATCTGGACGAGTTCTGTATGAGTCCATTGCTTGCATAACTGTTGTGTTAACCAGAGTCACTCAGGGCCTTAAAGCAGTTTCTTCAACTTCAGTTCCTGAGGCGGTTTCTGATCCTAATGAAACATGGAAACAGATTTTGGATCACGCTAAAACATCTGGTTTAGTGGATCAACTTTGTCTCTGCTTAGTTACTGCGGGGTCAAGTCTTATTTCAGGTTCTTCAAATATGCTGCGTGCAGCTTGTGAAGCATGTAGGGCTATTTGGTTGCTGGTAGATGCATCAGAAAATCTTTCTATGAAAAGAAATGCCTATTCATTTCCACTTAACACTATGCGCAGTCCTTCACTCCAACTTGGCATTAGGGATCAAGATCAAAGTTCTTTAATTGGGACAGAATCAGCAAAACTTGTTGCTGCAGTGACTAGGGCATTCCTTAGATCAAAAGCAGTACAGGTTGCTATACATTATTGCCTTCATCAACGACTTGAGGCTTCACTGTATGCTAGCATTCAG CTATTGTTGAGGTGCTGCTTGCATAATGGAATTGTTCCTGGTATGCTCTGTGGCCTGCCTAGTTCCCTACCTGTAACTACTGTTGTCAGTGGTGGGGGTGATGGAACCATTATTTCAGAGATATTCTCGTTGTTGTCTTTGTGCATTTCATCTCAAAATAGAGATCCACAAGCAATTGAAACAACCAACTTGAAGTGCAAATTAACTAATCCCACTACCTTGGTTCTGCATTCGTGCCTCATCCTTGCAACAATTGCACAATGTTTGAAGGCAACTGGAAGAAATTCTGCATTATTTATGTTGACAACCTCCCCAAAGAAGCAGCTTTCTCGACTTTCTGTCCTCGCTCATCATTTTTCTTCTGATGAGAGCACAAACACTTCCTTTCAAACTCATACAGCATCAGCCATGTTGGCACTGGCTTCCATATTGTCTCTTGAATCTGGAGCTTCTGTTGGGTCCTCTGTCTCCGAAGTAGCAGTGCCTTTGATTCCTCGAAGTGCCACACTATGTGACTACCTCAAAGTTTCACCAGGCAGTGGAATTGAATTGGGTCCTAATGGCACCAAGAGTGCTCTCTCATACTGGCATGGTCTTAGGGATGGATGTGTTGGCTTGCTGGAGTCCAGACTGAGGTGGGGAGGACCCTCAGTTGTCAAACAGCTGTGTACGAGCAATATCCCTCTTCTTCTAGTCAGTTTGTTAgccaaaaaccaacaaaatgtGTCTCCACAAGAAGTTGACAGCACAAATGATCAAGTTGGGCTTTCCCCAATCGGAGTTGTGTGGACAATATCGTCAATATGTCACTGCCTCTCAGGTGGAGCCTTAACTTTTCGTCATATTTTGCTCAGAAGTGATCACATCAAGCTCATCTCTGACCTGATATCTGATATGCATCTCAAGCTCGTAAAGTCCTGGGTTGGGCCTGGTGGAGGGAAGGATGGTGTGAGAGATATAATAAATGCAGTAATTGATCTCTTGGCATTTCCTTTTGTGGCCGTACAGAATGCTCCGGGATTGCTATCAGCCACTGCTTCAGTGAACAGCGGGGCCCTTCTCAACATGGGTTCACCAGGTGTGAGAGTTGGCATGGAAGACAGAGACATGGTGAAAGTAATTGAGGAAGACCTGGGAAAGTATATTAAAAACCTTTTGGAG GTAGGAGTGCCAGGCATCATTCTTCGATGTTTAGAGAATTTGGAGTTAAAAGATATAGGAAGGCCTGTGGCCTTTCTTGCTAAGATGATTGGTCACCGACCATTGGCAGTTCAACTTGTGGGTAAAGGCTTGTTGGATCCCACTAGGATGAGAAGATTGCTCGATTGTTCAAGCCCAAGGGAGGTGATGCTGGATGTTCTGATGATTGTTTCTGATTTGGCTCGCATGGACAAG GGATTCTACGAATACATTAACGGGGCTTCTGTACTGGAGTTCTTTAAGGAATTTCTTACCCATGAAGATCCTAATGTGCGCTCAAAGGCTTGCAGTGCTCTAGGCAATATGTGCCGGCACAGCTCCTACTTTTATAGTGCCCTA GCAAAGCATCAAATCATTGGCCTCCTTATTGATCGATGCTCTGATCCAGACAAACGGACACGAAAATTTGCTTGCTTTGCT ATCGGAAATGCTGCCTACCATAATGACATGTTATATGATGAGCTACGAAGATCTATACCCCATCTTGCCAATTTGCTGCTTTCAACCGAAGAAGACAAGACAAAAGCAAATGCTGCCGGTGCACTAAGCAATCTTGTCCGCAACTCCAACAAACTTTGTGAAGACATTGTATCTAAAGGAGCGATGcag TCTTTACTGAAGTTGGTGGCTGACTGTTCGGTGGTAGCACTGAACCCAGGTAGGAAAGATTCAGTAAATGAGTCACCTCTAAAAATAGCTCTCTTTTCATTGGCAAAGATGTGTTCGCATCCGCCGTGCAAACAATTCCTCCGTTCATCAGAGTTGTTCTCAGTGATCGGACGGCTTCGGCAATCTCCAGAATCAACAATTGCCAATTATGCCTCCGTCATCATCACCAAAGTTGCTGATTCTTGA
- the LOC117619181 gene encoding serine/threonine-protein kinase TIO-like isoform X1: protein MGVENYHVIELVGEGSFGKVYKGRRKYTGQTVAMKFIMKHGKSDKDIHNLRQEIEILRKLKHENIIEMLDSFESPQEFCVVTEFAQGELFEILEDDKCLPEEQVQAIAKQLVRALHYLHSNRIIHRDMKPQNILIGAGSIVKLCDFGFARAMSTNTVVLRSIKGTPLYMAPELVREQPYNHTADLWSLGVILYELFVGQPPFYTNSVYALIRHIVKDPVKYPDNMSPSFKSFLKGLLNKVPQNRLTWPALLEHPFVKEMPHELEAREMRSATAAERGCVAAWRGEGNTVQTSVGLAVSSPVNSPDSSENNSGISFQGDAQSDIPDCTVVNSSPNEFPGFAYPNEVKQSGCQILDRLENNSRTVKGAQIISQDNEAVAHVLLPLKRCSQGSPNSCRDQDILNSNQSLRILSNLVAAGAIHSSGLLDAIIHELLVYTGIIVSMKASEVNELKAKSFSIIKILVDNAGSGAGGSYFRHWVTFADIFSQVVGCSEEASGRVLYESIACITVVLTRVTQGLKAVSSTSVPEAVSDPNETWKQILDHAKTSGLVDQLCLCLVTAGSSLISGSSNMLRAACEACRAIWLLVDASENLSMKRNAYSFPLNTMRSPSLQLGIRDQDQSSLIGTESAKLVAAVTRAFLRSKAVQVAIHYCLHQRLEASLYASIQLLLRCCLHNGIVPGMLCGLPSSLPVTTVVSGGGDGTIISEIFSLLSLCISSQNRDPQAIETTNLKCKLTNPTTLVLHSCLILATIAQCLKATGRNSALFMLTTSPKKQLSRLSVLAHHFSSDESTNTSFQTHTASAMLALASILSLESGASVGSSVSEVAVPLIPRSATLCDYLKVSPGSGIELGPNGTKSALSYWHGLRDGCVGLLESRLRWGGPSVVKQLCTSNIPLLLVSLLAKNQQNVSPQEVDSTNDQVGLSPIGVVWTISSICHCLSGGALTFRHILLRSDHIKLISDLISDMHLKLVKSWVGPGGGKDGVRDIINAVIDLLAFPFVAVQNAPGLLSATASVNSGALLNMGSPGVRVGMEDRDMVKVIEEDLGKYIKNLLEVGVPGIILRCLENLELKDIGRPVAFLAKMIGHRPLAVQLVGKGLLDPTRMRRLLDCSSPREVMLDVLMIVSDLARMDKGFYEYINGASVLEFFKEFLTHEDPNVRSKACSALGNMCRHSSYFYSALAKHQIIGLLIDRCSDPDKRTRKFACFAIGNAAYHNDMLYDELRRSIPHLANLLLSTEEDKTKANAAGALSNLVRNSNKLCEDIVSKGAMQSLLKLVADCSVVALNPGRKDSVNESPLKIALFSLAKMCSHPPCKQFLRSSELFSVIGRLRQSPESTIANYASVIITKVADS from the exons ATGGGTGTGGAGAACTACCATGTGATTGAGCTTGTAGGCGAAGGTTCCTTTGGGAAGGTATACAAGGGAAGGCGCAAGTACACCGGGCAG ACTGTTGCAATGAAATTCATCATGAAACATGGGAAAAGCGACAAAGATATTCACAATTTAAGACAAGAAATTGAG ATCCTAAGAAAGTTGAAGCATGAAAATATAATCGAAATGCTTGATTCCTTTGAAAGCCCACAAGAGTTCTGTGTTGTCACAGAATTTGCACAA GGTGAGCTATTTGAAATTCTTGAGGATGATAAGTGCCTTCCCGAAGAACAAGTTCAAGCAATTGCAAAGCAGTTG GTGAGAGCGTTGCATTATCTGCATTCCAACCGTATCATTCATCGTGACATGAAACCACAAAACATTCTAATTGGTGCTGGTTCTATTGTCAAG CTCTGTGATTTTGGGTTTGCACGCGCAATGTCCACAAATACTGTTGTTTTGCGATCCATTAAAG GTACTCCTCTGTACATGGCACCTGAACTAGTACGGGAACAACCCTACAATCACACTGCGGATTTATGGTCTCTTGGAGTAATATT ATATGAATTATTTGTTGGCCAGCCTCCATTTTATACAAATTCTGTATATGCACTCATCAGGCACATTGTTAAG GATCCGGTTAAATACCCTGACAACATGAGTCCAAGTTTTAAAAGCTTTCTGAAGGGATTGCTCAATAAG GTACCTCAAAATCGATTGACTTGGCCAGCTCTTCTGGAGCACCCATTTGTTAAAGAGATGCCTCATGAACTGGAGGCTAGG GAAATGCGTTCTGCAACTGCTGCAGAAAGAGGATGTGTTGCGGCATGGAGGGGTGAAGGAAACACAGTTCAAACATCAGTTGGTTTGGCTGTTTCTTCTCCTG TCAACTCTCCAGATTCTTCAGAAAACAACAGTGGAATAAGTTTTCAGGGTGATGCTCAATCAGACATTCCTGACTGCACAGTAGTCAATTCTTCCCCAAATGAGTTCCCAGGATTTGCATATCCTAATGAAGTAAAACAGTCAG GTTGCCAAATTTTGGACAGATTGGAAAATAACTCTCGTACAGTTAAAGGTGCACAAATAATTAGTCAAGATAATGAAGCAGTAGCACATGTTTTGCTACCACTTAAAAGATGTTCCCAAGGATCCCCAAATTCGTGCAG AGATCAAGATATTCTTAATTCAAACCAGTCTTTGAGGATCCTTTCAAACTTAGTTGCGGCTGGTGCCATCCATTCCAGTGGGCTACTTGATGCAATAATACATGAACTTCTTGTTTACACTGGCATCATAGTTAGCATGAAAGCTTCTGAAGTGAATGAGTTAAAAGCAAAG AGTTTctcaataattaaaattttggtagacAATGCCGGAAGTGGCGCTGGAGGCTCATATTTCAGGCACTGGGTTACGTTTGCTGATATTTTTTCGCAA GTTGTTGGTTGCAGCGAAGAGGCATCTGGACGAGTTCTGTATGAGTCCATTGCTTGCATAACTGTTGTGTTAACCAGAGTCACTCAGGGCCTTAAAGCAGTTTCTTCAACTTCAGTTCCTGAGGCGGTTTCTGATCCTAATGAAACATGGAAACAGATTTTGGATCACGCTAAAACATCTGGTTTAGTGGATCAACTTTGTCTCTGCTTAGTTACTGCGGGGTCAAGTCTTATTTCAGGTTCTTCAAATATGCTGCGTGCAGCTTGTGAAGCATGTAGGGCTATTTGGTTGCTGGTAGATGCATCAGAAAATCTTTCTATGAAAAGAAATGCCTATTCATTTCCACTTAACACTATGCGCAGTCCTTCACTCCAACTTGGCATTAGGGATCAAGATCAAAGTTCTTTAATTGGGACAGAATCAGCAAAACTTGTTGCTGCAGTGACTAGGGCATTCCTTAGATCAAAAGCAGTACAGGTTGCTATACATTATTGCCTTCATCAACGACTTGAGGCTTCACTGTATGCTAGCATTCAG CTATTGTTGAGGTGCTGCTTGCATAATGGAATTGTTCCTGGTATGCTCTGTGGCCTGCCTAGTTCCCTACCTGTAACTACTGTTGTCAGTGGTGGGGGTGATGGAACCATTATTTCAGAGATATTCTCGTTGTTGTCTTTGTGCATTTCATCTCAAAATAGAGATCCACAAGCAATTGAAACAACCAACTTGAAGTGCAAATTAACTAATCCCACTACCTTGGTTCTGCATTCGTGCCTCATCCTTGCAACAATTGCACAATGTTTGAAGGCAACTGGAAGAAATTCTGCATTATTTATGTTGACAACCTCCCCAAAGAAGCAGCTTTCTCGACTTTCTGTCCTCGCTCATCATTTTTCTTCTGATGAGAGCACAAACACTTCCTTTCAAACTCATACAGCATCAGCCATGTTGGCACTGGCTTCCATATTGTCTCTTGAATCTGGAGCTTCTGTTGGGTCCTCTGTCTCCGAAGTAGCAGTGCCTTTGATTCCTCGAAGTGCCACACTATGTGACTACCTCAAAGTTTCACCAGGCAGTGGAATTGAATTGGGTCCTAATGGCACCAAGAGTGCTCTCTCATACTGGCATGGTCTTAGGGATGGATGTGTTGGCTTGCTGGAGTCCAGACTGAGGTGGGGAGGACCCTCAGTTGTCAAACAGCTGTGTACGAGCAATATCCCTCTTCTTCTAGTCAGTTTGTTAgccaaaaaccaacaaaatgtGTCTCCACAAGAAGTTGACAGCACAAATGATCAAGTTGGGCTTTCCCCAATCGGAGTTGTGTGGACAATATCGTCAATATGTCACTGCCTCTCAGGTGGAGCCTTAACTTTTCGTCATATTTTGCTCAGAAGTGATCACATCAAGCTCATCTCTGACCTGATATCTGATATGCATCTCAAGCTCGTAAAGTCCTGGGTTGGGCCTGGTGGAGGGAAGGATGGTGTGAGAGATATAATAAATGCAGTAATTGATCTCTTGGCATTTCCTTTTGTGGCCGTACAGAATGCTCCGGGATTGCTATCAGCCACTGCTTCAGTGAACAGCGGGGCCCTTCTCAACATGGGTTCACCAGGTGTGAGAGTTGGCATGGAAGACAGAGACATGGTGAAAGTAATTGAGGAAGACCTGGGAAAGTATATTAAAAACCTTTTGGAG GTAGGAGTGCCAGGCATCATTCTTCGATGTTTAGAGAATTTGGAGTTAAAAGATATAGGAAGGCCTGTGGCCTTTCTTGCTAAGATGATTGGTCACCGACCATTGGCAGTTCAACTTGTGGGTAAAGGCTTGTTGGATCCCACTAGGATGAGAAGATTGCTCGATTGTTCAAGCCCAAGGGAGGTGATGCTGGATGTTCTGATGATTGTTTCTGATTTGGCTCGCATGGACAAG GGATTCTACGAATACATTAACGGGGCTTCTGTACTGGAGTTCTTTAAGGAATTTCTTACCCATGAAGATCCTAATGTGCGCTCAAAGGCTTGCAGTGCTCTAGGCAATATGTGCCGGCACAGCTCCTACTTTTATAGTGCCCTA GCAAAGCATCAAATCATTGGCCTCCTTATTGATCGATGCTCTGATCCAGACAAACGGACACGAAAATTTGCTTGCTTTGCT ATCGGAAATGCTGCCTACCATAATGACATGTTATATGATGAGCTACGAAGATCTATACCCCATCTTGCCAATTTGCTGCTTTCAACCGAAGAAGACAAGACAAAAGCAAATGCTGCCGGTGCACTAAGCAATCTTGTCCGCAACTCCAACAAACTTTGTGAAGACATTGTATCTAAAGGAGCGATGcag TCTTTACTGAAGTTGGTGGCTGACTGTTCGGTGGTAGCACTGAACCCAGGTAGGAAAGATTCAGTAAATGAGTCACCTCTAAAAATAGCTCTCTTTTCATTGGCAAAGATGTGTTCGCATCCGCCGTGCAAACAATTCCTCCGTTCATCAGAGTTGTTCTCAGTGATCGGACGGCTTCGGCAATCTCCAGAATCAACAATTGCCAATTATGCCTCCGTCATCATCACCAAAGTTGCTGATTCTTGA